A DNA window from Robbsia sp. KACC 23696 contains the following coding sequences:
- a CDS encoding 3-carboxy-cis,cis-muconate cycloisomerase — translation MTATTSTPSPSQSSSPVSGRITDRLYGGRAMLPIWEVETTLQRMLDVEAALTRASADAGVVPHAAVAPIAAACDVALLDIPALLDASASAGNTAIPLVKQLTAVVKARDPEAARYVHWGATSQDIIDTATVLQSLDSCDVIDAALARVCQLLASLAATHRDTPQVGRTWLQQALPITLGLKFAQALDAMLRHRTRLAAAREQVRVLQFGGAAGTLASLGAHAPAVLRGLAAALDLRAPDVSWHTQRDRLAELACCWGMVTGSLGKLAGDIALQMQTEIGELAEPAGAGKGGSSTMPHKRNPVGCAAVLTAAQRVPSLVATMLGGMVQQHERALGGWQAEWDALPDIARLTSGALDAVVGILDGLNVDRGRLSANLDLTQGLILGEAVMLALGERLGRIEAHHLVEAASKAAVSQKCTLREVLLEQSEVRAQLSETQLTQLLDPAHYTGQAGAFVDAVLARYQASDSAPQASR, via the coding sequence ATGACTGCCACGACCTCCACGCCATCCCCTTCCCAATCCTCGTCTCCGGTTTCGGGGCGCATAACCGATCGACTTTACGGCGGCCGCGCCATGCTGCCGATCTGGGAAGTCGAGACGACGCTGCAGCGCATGCTCGATGTCGAAGCCGCCCTGACGCGCGCCAGTGCCGACGCCGGCGTCGTGCCGCACGCGGCGGTGGCGCCGATCGCCGCCGCGTGCGACGTCGCGCTGCTCGACATTCCGGCCTTGTTGGACGCGAGCGCTTCCGCGGGCAACACGGCCATTCCGCTCGTCAAGCAATTGACCGCCGTGGTCAAGGCTCGGGATCCAGAGGCGGCACGCTACGTCCATTGGGGGGCGACCAGCCAGGACATCATCGACACGGCCACCGTGCTGCAGTCCCTGGACAGTTGCGACGTGATCGACGCCGCATTGGCGCGGGTCTGCCAACTGCTCGCGAGCTTGGCCGCGACGCATCGCGATACGCCACAGGTCGGCCGCACCTGGTTACAGCAGGCGCTGCCCATCACGCTCGGCCTGAAGTTCGCCCAGGCCTTGGATGCGATGCTGCGTCATCGGACACGGCTGGCCGCCGCGCGCGAGCAGGTCCGCGTGCTGCAATTCGGCGGCGCGGCCGGCACGCTGGCGAGCCTCGGCGCACACGCGCCCGCCGTGCTGCGAGGTTTGGCCGCGGCGCTGGACCTTCGGGCACCGGACGTGTCCTGGCATACGCAGCGCGACCGCCTCGCGGAGCTGGCATGTTGTTGGGGCATGGTAACCGGCAGTCTCGGCAAGCTGGCCGGCGATATCGCGTTGCAGATGCAGACCGAGATCGGCGAACTGGCGGAGCCGGCCGGAGCGGGCAAAGGCGGATCGTCGACGATGCCGCACAAGCGTAATCCCGTGGGCTGCGCGGCCGTCTTGACCGCGGCACAGCGCGTGCCGTCCTTGGTGGCGACGATGCTCGGTGGCATGGTGCAGCAACACGAACGGGCGCTGGGCGGATGGCAGGCGGAGTGGGATGCGCTGCCCGATATCGCACGGCTGACCAGTGGCGCGCTCGATGCCGTCGTCGGTATCCTCGACGGCTTGAACGTCGATCGCGGGCGCCTGTCGGCGAATCTGGATCTCACGCAGGGACTGATTCTCGGCGAGGCGGTCATGCTGGCCTTGGGCGAACGCTTGGGGCGCATCGAAGCGCATCATCTGGTCGAGGCGGCATCGAAGGCCGCCGTCTCGCAAAAGTGCACCTTGCGAGAGGTGTTGCTGGAGCAGTCGGAAGTTCGTGCGCAATTGTCGGAGACGCAATTGACGCAATTATTGGATCCCGCCCATTACACGGGGCAGGCCGGCGCCTTTGTCGACGCCGTGCTGGCACGATATCAGGCAAGCGACAGCGCGCCGCAGGCGTCCCGCTGA
- a CDS encoding LysR substrate-binding domain-containing protein has translation MTTLNRIKLRHLQCFLAVLQQGSLQKAADALSISQPAASKTLSELEGALNVVLFVRGRNGATPTASAMAFQRHAAACMISLQDGIDAAIHATDVGPERLRIGVLPTLVSDWVTLAIKRFGDAWPHVTLQLTTGTNRALLNGMRDAELDMALGRIADPAAMSGLNFEFLRSEPLSACVAPKHPLLSERRIGATQLLAYPLILPPAGTLIRESANRILATLEDGGARTAAPRIETVSVSMGRQLVREHDFVWFVPHSAIRLDVESGLLQTLPISTAGSEEPVGMILPVDRQTPVALHGWLACLREAAKLG, from the coding sequence ATGACCACGCTTAACCGCATCAAGCTTCGCCACCTCCAATGTTTCCTGGCCGTCCTGCAGCAGGGGAGCCTGCAAAAGGCGGCCGATGCCTTGTCGATCAGCCAGCCTGCCGCATCGAAGACGCTCTCGGAACTCGAAGGCGCGTTGAACGTGGTGCTATTCGTGCGCGGCCGTAACGGCGCGACGCCGACCGCGTCGGCGATGGCCTTTCAGCGGCATGCCGCAGCCTGCATGATCAGCCTGCAGGACGGCATCGACGCCGCGATACACGCCACCGATGTCGGACCGGAACGTCTGCGCATCGGCGTGCTTCCCACCCTGGTCAGCGACTGGGTCACGCTTGCCATCAAACGCTTCGGTGATGCCTGGCCGCACGTCACGCTGCAACTCACCACCGGCACCAACCGTGCCTTGCTGAATGGCATGCGAGACGCCGAGCTCGATATGGCGCTGGGTCGTATCGCCGATCCTGCGGCGATGTCGGGCCTCAATTTCGAATTCCTGCGTAGCGAGCCCCTCAGTGCCTGCGTCGCGCCAAAGCACCCGTTGCTGTCGGAGAGACGGATCGGTGCGACGCAGTTGCTGGCGTATCCGCTGATTCTGCCGCCGGCTGGTACGCTGATCCGGGAATCGGCAAATCGGATACTGGCGACATTGGAGGACGGGGGCGCGCGAACGGCGGCGCCGCGGATTGAGACGGTGTCGGTGTCGATGGGGCGGCAACTGGTGCGCGAGCACGATTTCGTCTGGTTCGTGCCGCATAGCGCGATCCGGCTCGACGTGGAGTCCGGCCTGTTGCAGACGCTGCCCATTTCGACGGCGGGATCCGAGGAGCCGGTCGGGATGATCCTGCCGGTCGACCGGCAGACGCCGGTCGCCTTGCACGGATGGTTGGCCTGCCTGCGGGAAGCCGCCAAATTGGGATAA
- the pcaH gene encoding protocatechuate 3,4-dioxygenase subunit beta, which yields MSSLLITPRDWETQPAYSTPSYRSTGLRAPSQSLIPLPAKLRELRAPVYGAERLGALDHDLTRNAARNGEPLGERIIVTGRVLDEGGQPVRNTLVEIWQANAAGRYVHKVDQHGAPLDPNFLGAGRCMTDDQGRYRFMTIKPGAYPWGNHPNAWRPQHIHFSLFGDYFASRLVTQMYFPGDPLFAFDPIYQGTPEAYRNRLVARFDLDTTEADFALGYQFDIVLRGPQQTPME from the coding sequence ATGTCCTCATTGCTGATCACGCCGCGCGACTGGGAAACCCAGCCCGCGTATTCGACCCCATCCTATCGCTCGACCGGATTACGGGCACCCAGCCAGTCATTGATTCCACTGCCGGCAAAGCTGCGCGAACTGCGCGCACCGGTCTATGGCGCGGAGCGTCTCGGCGCTCTCGATCATGACCTGACACGCAATGCGGCGCGCAATGGCGAGCCGTTGGGAGAACGCATTATCGTCACCGGCCGGGTGCTGGACGAAGGCGGGCAACCGGTGCGCAATACCTTGGTCGAAATCTGGCAAGCGAATGCCGCCGGGCGCTACGTCCACAAGGTCGATCAGCACGGCGCCCCGCTCGATCCCAATTTCCTGGGTGCCGGCCGCTGCATGACCGATGATCAGGGACGCTATCGCTTTATGACGATCAAGCCGGGCGCCTATCCCTGGGGCAATCATCCGAATGCCTGGCGGCCGCAGCACATCCATTTTTCCTTGTTCGGCGATTACTTCGCATCGCGCCTGGTAACGCAGATGTACTTCCCGGGCGACCCGCTGTTCGCGTTCGATCCGATCTATCAAGGTACGCCAGAAGCCTATCGCAACCGTCTGGTCGCACGCTTCGACCTGGATACGACCGAGGCCGATTTCGCATTGGGATATCAGTTCGATATCGTCCTGCGTGGCCCGCAACAGACGCCGATGGAGTAA
- the pcaG gene encoding protocatechuate 3,4-dioxygenase subunit alpha gives MTNNTTPLATADHNGNPLKQTPSQTVGPFFAYGLTPTQYNYGFDSLFTPVIAQPTARGEHITITGQVFDANGAPIVDALLEFLQPDSEGRYIGTPQEASETGFSGFGRVGTGTDPKARYTIETLKPGVATAGDAPHINVIVLMRGVLLHAFTRIYFDDEAAANEKDPVLNMVPAARRATLVAKTEAVSGKKTYRFDIRMQGDGETVFFDL, from the coding sequence ATGACGAACAATACGACCCCGCTGGCCACCGCCGACCATAACGGCAATCCGTTGAAGCAGACCCCGTCGCAAACCGTCGGTCCCTTCTTTGCCTATGGCTTGACGCCGACACAATACAACTACGGCTTCGACAGTCTGTTCACGCCCGTCATCGCACAGCCCACCGCGCGCGGCGAGCACATCACGATCACCGGCCAGGTGTTCGATGCGAACGGTGCGCCGATCGTCGATGCGTTGTTGGAGTTTCTGCAACCGGATAGCGAGGGGCGCTACATCGGCACCCCGCAGGAAGCCAGCGAAACCGGCTTCAGCGGTTTTGGTCGCGTCGGCACCGGTACCGATCCGAAGGCCCGCTATACGATCGAGACCTTGAAGCCCGGCGTTGCCACGGCGGGAGATGCGCCGCATATCAACGTCATCGTGTTGATGCGTGGTGTGCTGCTGCACGCCTTCACCCGCATTTACTTCGACGATGAAGCCGCCGCGAACGAGAAGGATCCGGTCCTGAACATGGTGCCGGCCGCGCGCCGGGCAACGCTCGTCGCTAAAACGGAAGCCGTGTCCGGCAAGAAGACCTATCGCTTCGATATCCGCATGCAAGGCGACGGCGAAACGGTCTTCTTCGACCTGTAA
- a CDS encoding DUF3830 family protein: MTRIKITSGDDVFIAETHPDAPHTVKAFLALLPYEQKLIHVRWSGEGCWVPLGDWKLELDGQPLGFENHTSHPSVGDVLFYPGGYSETEIIMAYGSCCFSSKLGQLAGNHFLTIVEGKEKLRDLGVRTLWEGAQPIRFELANADE, translated from the coding sequence ATGACGCGAATCAAGATCACCTCTGGCGACGACGTTTTCATCGCTGAAACCCATCCGGATGCGCCGCATACGGTAAAGGCTTTCCTGGCCTTGCTGCCCTACGAGCAGAAGCTGATCCACGTCCGTTGGAGCGGCGAGGGGTGCTGGGTACCGCTGGGCGATTGGAAACTCGAGCTGGACGGCCAGCCCCTGGGTTTCGAGAATCACACCAGCCATCCCTCGGTCGGCGATGTGCTGTTCTACCCGGGTGGCTATAGCGAGACGGAAATCATCATGGCCTATGGTTCATGCTGCTTCTCGAGCAAGCTGGGCCAACTGGCCGGCAACCACTTTCTGACGATCGTCGAGGGTAAGGAAAAGCTGCGGGATCTGGGCGTGCGGACCTTGTGGGAAGGCGCACAACCGATTCGCTTCGAATTGGCGAACGCCGACGAATAA
- a CDS encoding hydantoinase/carbamoylase family amidase, whose protein sequence is MNRKMTMEQLSTVDDDGFLVALEGLYAHSEWVVRRVARARPFASPAALLHALWRSVADASEDEQLAVIRAHPDLTDSAATRETFGGGCHLGTLATSPAERDSAAPSKPEDDDAGLLDSLREKVIAENLAYRKRFGFPFILAADHLDRSGASVVAAVGAAAAMADILAALQRRLRAQRRDELAEAVRQVNRIAELRFNHLLGRQVFHGREVMRWCEALAVHSDDAAVDAAGRVPAVLTCTYLTPAHHACADLIAEWMRRAGMQAHIDIFGNVIGRYRSSVVGARSVVTGSHYDTVRNGGKYDGRVGILLPITLIAEMHRRGERFPFDIDVIAFAEEEGVRFKTSFLGSSVLTGNIDASVLARTDEQGVPLREAVLANAQRLAARDGAAQDLPSAPDKPSLPHDDENVLQQALRDGKRDPSTVLAFLEVHIEQGPVLFTEQVPVGVVTAISGSKRYLVHLTGIAGHAGAMPMDLRRDAAAAAAEITLYVEQRCSGVPSLVGTVGRLEVPNGSVNVVPGRCLLSLDIRAGEDGIRDAAVSDVMTRIQAICARRGIQVETELVLASDTVPCAPALQARFVRALDRLGVPIRHLPSGAGHDAVEMSRIADVAMLFVRCGNGGISHNPLETVTAEDLDLAAQAFRDTLDGLAADEWRRVAELDRMRT, encoded by the coding sequence ATGAATCGAAAAATGACAATGGAGCAGTTGAGTACGGTCGACGACGACGGCTTTCTGGTCGCCCTCGAGGGCCTGTACGCACACAGTGAATGGGTGGTTCGCCGGGTGGCGAGGGCACGCCCTTTTGCGAGCCCCGCGGCCTTGCTTCACGCGCTCTGGCGCAGTGTCGCGGATGCGAGCGAAGATGAGCAATTAGCGGTCATCCGGGCGCATCCGGATCTGACCGATAGCGCGGCTACGCGCGAGACGTTTGGCGGCGGGTGCCACCTGGGAACGCTGGCGACGTCGCCAGCCGAGCGCGATTCCGCGGCACCATCGAAACCTGAAGACGACGATGCCGGCCTGCTCGACAGTCTGCGCGAGAAAGTGATCGCCGAAAATCTCGCGTATCGGAAACGCTTCGGCTTTCCTTTCATCCTGGCCGCCGACCATCTCGATCGGTCCGGCGCGAGTGTTGTTGCTGCGGTCGGGGCAGCGGCCGCGATGGCCGACATCCTCGCCGCGCTGCAACGTCGCCTGCGGGCGCAGCGTCGCGACGAATTGGCCGAGGCCGTCCGTCAGGTCAATCGCATCGCCGAGTTGCGCTTCAATCACTTGCTGGGGCGCCAGGTATTCCATGGGCGCGAGGTGATGCGCTGGTGCGAGGCGTTGGCAGTGCATAGCGATGACGCCGCCGTCGATGCCGCTGGTCGTGTGCCGGCCGTATTGACCTGCACCTATCTGACGCCGGCGCATCATGCTTGCGCGGATCTGATCGCCGAGTGGATGCGTCGCGCCGGCATGCAGGCGCATATCGATATCTTCGGCAATGTGATCGGCCGCTATCGCTCGTCCGTCGTGGGGGCGCGCAGCGTGGTCACCGGCTCGCATTACGATACGGTCCGCAATGGCGGTAAATACGATGGCCGCGTCGGTATCCTGCTGCCCATTACGCTGATCGCCGAAATGCATCGGCGGGGCGAGCGATTCCCGTTCGATATCGATGTGATCGCCTTTGCCGAAGAGGAGGGCGTGCGTTTCAAGACGTCTTTCCTCGGCAGTAGCGTACTCACCGGCAATATCGATGCATCGGTGCTGGCACGCACCGATGAACAGGGGGTGCCATTGCGCGAGGCGGTGCTGGCCAATGCGCAACGGCTGGCCGCGCGGGATGGTGCCGCGCAAGACTTACCGTCCGCGCCGGACAAGCCGAGTCTGCCGCACGACGACGAAAACGTCTTGCAGCAGGCATTACGGGACGGAAAACGTGATCCGTCCACGGTGTTGGCTTTCCTTGAGGTCCATATCGAGCAGGGGCCAGTACTGTTCACCGAGCAAGTGCCGGTGGGCGTGGTCACCGCGATCTCCGGCAGCAAGCGCTATCTCGTGCATCTGACCGGGATCGCCGGACATGCCGGTGCGATGCCAATGGATTTGCGTCGCGACGCCGCCGCAGCGGCAGCCGAGATCACGCTGTATGTGGAACAGCGCTGCAGCGGCGTGCCCTCTTTGGTGGGCACGGTCGGCCGGCTCGAAGTGCCGAACGGATCGGTGAATGTCGTACCGGGCCGCTGCCTGTTGTCGCTGGACATTCGCGCGGGCGAGGACGGGATACGGGACGCCGCCGTGTCGGACGTGATGACGCGTATCCAGGCCATCTGCGCGCGGCGCGGCATCCAGGTGGAGACGGAATTAGTATTGGCATCGGATACGGTGCCCTGCGCGCCGGCGCTGCAGGCGCGGTTCGTCCGTGCCCTGGATCGACTCGGCGTGCCGATCCGGCATTTACCGTCCGGCGCCGGGCACGACGCGGTGGAAATGAGTCGAATCGCCGATGTCGCGATGCTGTTTGTACGTTGCGGCAATGGGGGCATTAGCCATAACCCGCTGGAAACGGTGACGGCGGAGGATCTGGATCTGGCCGCGCAAGCTTTTCGAGATACGCTGGATGGCCTGGCCGCGGACGAGTGGCGACGCGTGGCGGAACTGGATCGGATGCGGACCTGA
- a CDS encoding MarR family winged helix-turn-helix transcriptional regulator yields MSDDSQTGTPLPSDVTSDRPVEGGLSDYDVQQQIGHLLRKAHQRHLAIFNQTIADPQLTAVQFAVMSASRRMGPSSMSDLGKATAIDAATARGIIERLRARGLIALRTDATDRRKTVVELTADGEQVLNDTTPSAARISELTMADLNAVERVAILFLLRKLAGDNNA; encoded by the coding sequence ATGTCAGACGATTCACAGACCGGCACACCGCTCCCGTCCGATGTTACGTCGGACCGGCCCGTTGAGGGCGGCCTATCCGATTACGATGTTCAGCAGCAGATCGGGCATCTGCTGCGCAAGGCGCATCAGCGTCATCTGGCGATCTTCAATCAGACGATCGCCGATCCGCAACTGACGGCCGTGCAATTCGCCGTGATGAGCGCGAGCCGACGGATGGGACCCTCGTCGATGAGCGATCTCGGCAAGGCGACGGCGATCGATGCCGCCACCGCGCGCGGCATCATCGAACGCCTGCGCGCGCGCGGCCTGATCGCGCTGCGCACCGATGCGACGGACCGCCGCAAGACCGTCGTCGAATTAACGGCGGATGGCGAACAGGTGCTGAACGACACCACCCCGTCGGCTGCCCGGATCAGCGAATTGACCATGGCCGACCTGAATGCGGTGGAGCGGGTCGCGATTTTGTTCCTGCTGCGCAAGCTGGCCGGCGACAACAACGCCTAG